Proteins from one Mucilaginibacter jinjuensis genomic window:
- the rimO gene encoding 30S ribosomal protein S12 methylthiotransferase RimO, with protein MRTKSIDKTIITAKPRVNVVTLGCSKNTYDSEILMGQLKGNMFDVVHESDRVGKNDIVVINTCGFIDNAKQESIDTILQYSQLKDQGKVGKVIVTGCLSERYKPELEAEIPNIDNYFGTNDLQNLLQSIGADYKYELLGERLLTTPSHFAYFKIAEGCNRPCSFCAIPLMRGKHVSTPMDQLVKNAESLAKNGTKELILIAQDLTYYGLDLYGKRNLDELLRRLSDVNGIEWIRLQYAYPSGFPMEILDAMNERDNICKYLDMPLQHITDNMLKSMRRGITKQKTIDIVNQIRDKVPGIAMRTTLITGYPGETQQDFEEMAQWVEDTKFDRLGCFTYSHEEKTAAHNLVDDVPEEVKQDRADAIMEIQQGISFDKNQEKIGNTYKVLIDKMEGGYFAGRTQYDSPEVDNEVLIDATTQYATIGTFVNVKIDNAEDFDLYGQIVK; from the coding sequence ATGAGAACAAAATCAATAGACAAAACAATTATTACCGCCAAACCTCGTGTAAACGTGGTTACTCTTGGCTGCTCTAAAAACACATACGACTCAGAAATACTGATGGGCCAGCTCAAAGGTAACATGTTCGATGTGGTGCATGAGAGCGATCGTGTGGGTAAAAACGATATCGTGGTAATTAATACCTGCGGTTTTATTGATAATGCCAAACAGGAGTCTATCGATACTATTCTTCAATACAGCCAGCTTAAAGATCAGGGCAAAGTGGGCAAGGTAATTGTTACCGGTTGCCTGTCTGAACGCTACAAACCTGAGCTGGAAGCCGAAATACCTAACATTGATAATTACTTCGGTACTAATGATCTGCAAAATTTATTGCAGTCAATCGGTGCCGATTATAAATACGAGTTACTGGGCGAACGCCTTTTAACCACCCCTTCGCACTTTGCCTATTTTAAAATTGCCGAAGGTTGTAACCGCCCATGTTCATTCTGTGCTATCCCGTTAATGCGCGGTAAGCACGTGAGTACACCAATGGATCAGCTGGTTAAAAATGCAGAGTCGCTGGCCAAAAACGGTACGAAGGAATTGATTTTGATTGCCCAGGATTTAACCTATTATGGCCTTGATCTTTACGGTAAACGTAACCTGGATGAGTTGCTTCGCCGCTTGTCTGATGTTAACGGTATCGAGTGGATCCGTTTGCAGTACGCGTACCCTTCTGGCTTCCCAATGGAAATTCTGGATGCGATGAACGAGCGCGATAACATTTGCAAGTACCTGGATATGCCTTTACAGCATATTACAGATAACATGCTGAAATCGATGCGCCGTGGTATTACTAAGCAAAAGACTATTGATATTGTAAATCAAATCCGCGATAAAGTACCGGGCATTGCTATGCGTACCACCTTGATTACGGGTTACCCTGGCGAAACTCAGCAGGATTTTGAAGAAATGGCCCAATGGGTTGAGGATACCAAGTTTGACCGTCTGGGTTGTTTCACCTACTCGCACGAAGAAAAAACCGCTGCCCATAACCTTGTTGACGATGTGCCTGAAGAGGTAAAACAAGACCGCGCCGACGCCATTATGGAAATTCAGCAAGGTATTTCGTTCGACAAGAATCAGGAGAAGATCGGCAATACTTACAAAGTATTGATCGACAAAATGGAAGGCGGATACTTTGCAGGCCGTACCCAATACGATTCGCCGGAGGTTGATAACGAGGTTTTGATCGATGCCACTACGCAATATGCTACTATCGGTACATTTGTAAATGTGAAGATTGATAACGCCGAGGACTTCGATCTTTATGGACAAATTGTAAAATAA
- a CDS encoding DUF4295 domain-containing protein, protein MAKKVVATLKTGKGKEYSKVITMIKSPKTGAYSFKEAIVHNDHVKDAIAEAK, encoded by the coding sequence ATGGCAAAGAAAGTAGTTGCAACCCTGAAAACAGGTAAAGGTAAAGAATACTCGAAAGTAATTACAATGATTAAATCACCTAAAACTGGTGCTTATTCATTCAAAGAAGCAATTGTACATAACGATCACGTTAAAGATGCAATCGCTGAGGCTAAATAA
- the rpmB gene encoding 50S ribosomal protein L28: MSRICDLTGKSPLSGHNVSNSNVKTNRKFYPNLQIKKFYIPEEDKWITLKVSTSAVKTISKNGITACINKFVKKGYI, encoded by the coding sequence ATGTCAAGAATTTGTGATTTAACAGGAAAAAGCCCATTGAGCGGCCATAACGTTTCTAATTCAAACGTTAAGACTAACCGTAAGTTTTATCCTAATTTACAGATCAAGAAGTTTTATATACCCGAAGAAGACAAATGGATCACCTTAAAAGTATCTACTTCAGCTGTGAAAACTATCAGCAAAAACGGTATAACTGCTTGCATCAATAAATTTGTAAAAAAAGGATACATTTAG
- the ftsY gene encoding signal recognition particle-docking protein FtsY: protein MGLFDFFKKKESTPLEQQALDTGLEKTKDSFLSKISKAIAGKSTVDDDVLDELEEILVTSDVGVTTTLKIIERIQERVARDKYVSTSELNTLLRDEIQHLLAENNSNDFNSFEYGNHKPYVIMVVGVNGVGKTTTIGKLAHQLKQAGNQVVLGAADTFRAAAVDQIILWGERVGVRVVAQAMGSDPASVAYDTLRSAVSNGDDVAIIDTAGRLHNKVGLMNELTKIKNVMQKVVPGAPHEILLVLDASTGQNAIEQCKQFTQATDVNALALTKLDGTAKGGVVIGISDQFKIPVKYIGVGEGMNDLQLFDRKAFVNSLFNK from the coding sequence ATGGGATTATTTGATTTTTTTAAGAAAAAAGAAAGTACACCACTTGAACAGCAGGCGCTGGATACCGGGCTGGAAAAAACGAAAGATAGTTTCCTCTCTAAAATATCCAAAGCCATTGCCGGTAAATCAACTGTTGATGATGATGTGCTCGATGAGCTGGAAGAAATTTTGGTTACCAGCGATGTGGGCGTTACCACTACCCTCAAAATTATTGAGCGGATACAGGAACGCGTTGCCCGCGACAAATATGTAAGCACAAGCGAATTAAATACGCTGCTGCGCGATGAGATCCAACATCTTTTAGCCGAAAACAACAGCAACGATTTTAACAGCTTCGAATATGGCAACCATAAGCCCTATGTAATTATGGTGGTGGGCGTTAACGGTGTAGGTAAAACTACCACCATTGGTAAACTGGCACATCAGTTAAAGCAAGCCGGCAACCAGGTTGTTCTGGGTGCTGCCGATACCTTCCGTGCTGCCGCGGTTGACCAGATCATTCTTTGGGGCGAGCGTGTTGGTGTGCGCGTAGTGGCTCAAGCCATGGGCTCAGACCCTGCTTCGGTTGCTTATGATACCCTGCGTTCGGCAGTATCAAATGGTGATGATGTGGCTATCATAGATACCGCTGGCCGTTTACATAATAAGGTTGGCTTGATGAACGAGCTGACCAAAATTAAAAACGTAATGCAAAAGGTTGTTCCCGGTGCACCGCATGAGATATTGCTGGTACTGGATGCTTCAACCGGACAAAACGCTATTGAACAATGCAAGCAGTTTACCCAGGCAACTGATGTAAACGCCCTTGCCCTAACCAAGCTTGATGGCACTGCCAAAGGCGGTGTGGTTATCGGCATCTCAGATCAGTTTAAGATCCCGGTTAAATACATCGGTGTTGGTGAAGGCATGAATGATTTGCAGTTGTTTGATAGAAAAGCATTCGTGAACAGTTTATTCAATAAATAA
- the rpmG gene encoding 50S ribosomal protein L33, translating into MAKKGNRVQVILECTEHKESGMPGMSRYITTKNKKNTTERLELKKFNPVLRKVTVHKEIK; encoded by the coding sequence ATGGCTAAAAAAGGCAACAGAGTTCAGGTAATTTTAGAGTGCACCGAGCATAAAGAGAGCGGTATGCCAGGTATGTCACGTTACATTACCACTAAGAACAAGAAAAATACAACTGAAAGATTAGAGTTAAAGAAATTTAACCCGGTTTTAAGAAAAGTAACCGTTCATAAAGAAATTAAGTAA